The following proteins are encoded in a genomic region of Ctenopharyngodon idella isolate HZGC_01 chromosome 12, HZGC01, whole genome shotgun sequence:
- the rpl38 gene encoding 60S ribosomal protein L38 encodes MPRKIEEIKDFLLTARRKDAKSVKIKKNKDNVKFKVRCSRYLYTLVITDKEKAEKLKQSLPPGLAVKELK; translated from the exons ATG CCACGCAAAATTGAAGAAATCAAAGATTTCCTGCTTACAGCAAGGAGGAAGGATGCCAAGT CTGTCAAGATCAAGAAGAACAAAGACAATGTGAAGTTCAAGGTCCGCTGCAGCAGATACCTGTACACATTGGTCATCACAGACAAAGAGAAGGCTGAGAAGCTCAAGCAGTCCCTGCCACCAG GTCTGGCTGTAAAGGAGCTGAAGTAG